From Odontesthes bonariensis isolate fOdoBon6 chromosome 21, fOdoBon6.hap1, whole genome shotgun sequence, a single genomic window includes:
- the LOC142371544 gene encoding homeobox protein Hox-B1a-like, whose protein sequence is MDKMNSFVEYSIFNRPGSAAHSASKPGYQHHHHHLPLDQHHAFSVASGAPHTGLSGPIVPVNGAGGDSGYAAEGRTYGDTGEESGGMHEPTGAGQHHHQHPCNHLEQQQHQHTHTDYHHHSNLHQNQSLQSGILSPYTNLSAASSGYAGQACATNLEYAPSTGPPNSIHPQYFMEESVATTYYNQSTFHSSGPTFGPNYSALTGACCGPQGAFCGSPYPQQVSAGLETVSYLGLPQGGGYGELPVSQDRGSVDEDGQQAGQGQTFDWMRVKRNPPKTVKVSDFGLSGAHNNAMRTNFSTRQLTELEKEFHFSKYLTRARRVEIAATLELNETQVKIWFQNRRMKQKKREREGASVNVRSSSSSSFDPGSGFTKEPEDTDQSSLSTSPGASPSSET, encoded by the exons ATGGACAAAATGAACTCGTTTGTGGAATACTCCATTTTTAACCGACCAGGAAGCGCTGCTCATTCTGCATCTAAGCCTGGATACCaacatcatcaccaccaccttCCTCTGGATCAGCACCATGCCTTCTCCGTGGCTTCCGGCGCCCCCCACACGGGTCTCAGTGGTCCCATCGTTCCGGTTAACGGTGCGGGTGGTGACAGCGGGTACGCAGCAGAGGGAAGGACGTATGGGGACACCGGAGAGGAGAGTGGAGGGATGCACGAGCCCACAGGAGCGGGCCAGCATCATCATCAACATCCTTGTAATCATCTTGAGCAACAACAGCATCAGCATACTCACACTGATTACCACCATCATTCTAACCTTCACCAGAACCAAAGCTTACAGAGTGGAATATTATCTCCTTACACCAACCTCAGTGCAGCGAGCAGCGGGTACGCGGGCCAAGCGTGCGCAACAAACTTAGAGTATGCTCCCTCAACGGGTCCTCCAAACTCTATTCATCCCCAGTATTTTATGGAGGAGTCTGTGGCAACCACCTACTATAATCAATCAACGTTCCACAGCTCGGGCCCAACTTTCGGCCCCAACTACAGCGCCCTTACCGGGGCCTGCTGCGGGCCACAGGGGGCTTTCTGCGGCTCTCCGTACCCGCAGCAGGTTAGTGCAGGTCTGGAAACAGTGAGCTACTTGGGGCTTCCACAAGGAGGAGGGTATGGAGAGCTGCCGGTAAGCCAGGACAGAGGGAGCGTGGATGAGGATGGGCAGCAGGCCGGACAGGGGCAGACGTTCGACTGGATGAGGGTGAAGAGGAATCCGCCGAAGACAG TCAAAGTGTCGGATTTCGGCCTGTCTGGCGCCCACAACAACGCCATGCGCACCAACTTCAGCACGAGGCAGCTGACGGAGCTGGAGAAGGAGTTCCACTTCAGCAAGTACCTGACGAGGGCGCGGCGCGTGGAGATCGCCGCCACGCTCGAACTGAACGAGACGCAAGTGAAAATTTGGTTCCAGAATAGACGCATGAAGCAGAAGAAGCGCGAGCGGGAGGGAGCCTCGGTTAACGTGcgctcgtcctcctcctcctcctttgaTCCCGGGAGTGGCTTCACCAAGGAGCCGGAGGACACAGACCAGTCGTCCTTGTCTACGTCTCCAGGCGCGTCACCGAGTTCGGAGACGTAG